DNA sequence from the Lycium barbarum isolate Lr01 chromosome 5, ASM1917538v2, whole genome shotgun sequence genome:
ATCTCACCCATGTTGTGTTTGTGCATTACTGCACGGGCTACCCTTATTGTAGCAGTTTTACACGTGACTTATATTTGTGCATCTGGGCTCTATTTATTTGTGTTTTATTTCAGTTAATAAAGGTATGCCATtttctatgagcccgtttggattggcttataagttgcttataagttacttataagttgttttcagcttttttgagtgtttggctggccagcttaaagtcattttgtgcttaaaataagttcaaaaaaataattggccccatttgacttagcttatctaaagcagcttataagctgaaaacagcttataagtcaaaaaaaataagttagactatcccaacttattttttttagcttataagctgcaaacagcttataggcataagcccatccaaacaggctctataagTGTGATATATGAATACCGTTTAACTAATAACCTTTTTTCAATTTGAATGTTGTTGTATTGGTACTGTGAACTGCCCAAGCTATTTCCTATTTAATAATAAACTAGTGTGACTGATAACATACTTTTGAGTCAAACTATTTCATCTCTTTTTTCAATCGGTCAATACTGAGAATATGTAATTGGTGAGAATTTCTTTAAAGTCAATGCTGCAAATTAATTACTCATTATTGAACTTATTTAAATGAATTAAACAGCAAATCTTCCCTGCATAACTTTATATAGAGTTAATTCTCTAGATGATCATTCAAgtaatggaggatatttttagctctTTTCTCAAAGTACTGGGACATTTTTGACCATTTTCCCTTTAACTTACTATATCTTCGTTACCTTGATAATTTCACGATTTTTAAACTCTTACAAAGTCGTTGTTGCATGATAATGGATTTTCAACAGCACTCAATTGAATATACAATATTTTCCGGCAGTAGCTTACCCCTAGATAGATGAATTAAGCAATGGCTAAATAACCCCGTAGTATAATATATTTGATTGGGACAAAAAACTAGACTTGAAAAATGGCTTAATAAAAAGTATGGTTGATTTCTTTGCTGCTTTTTAACCGGGTCATATTTGGTTaggtataaaatatgaatttgattgaatgaatttgatgagttaaataggtatattattaaaaaaaaaaataagagcttAAATAGGTATTTTGAACGCTTCAATTCCTTCCGTATGGAATACACTTAAAGAGTCATTACAATACTACCACACTTTTCTATTAGAACATTTCACAGAACTTGAATATATAACactatttttccttctttttatttAACCAAAAAAAGTTACTGATGCACAAAGCTATTAAAATGCAGGAGCGGATCTACAGTAGCGGGTGTGGTTCTCGAGAACCCACACCCGCTACCGTAAGTTCTATTTTTATGTTGTAAAGTATTGAGGAGTATAATTATTTTCGTGGGAACCCATAACTAAAACGCTGGATCGTTCCATGGCAAAGGACGGACGGCGAAAGAGGATTTCGCCTAGGTGGTTGTGGGATCGATTCCCGCTAGGcgcttttttttgttttttaaatcaATTTGCTTTCTTTGGCTTCTAAAAAGCAACAGCCATCAAACAAAAAACACAGACCCAACAAATTAAAACAGTAACCCacgttttatttttcttttattttaaaaaaaaaaacattacaaAGTCAACTAAAAAGAATCAGCCAATAAATTATTACTTTACCCAAATCCCAATATCTCAAATTAAATTTGAAACCAAAACAAATGAGAAATATGAAAAGCTAGGGTTAAAAATTAGCTTCTCTTCTATTATTCTACGGAGTATCAAAAAACCCCTGAATCCTCATCTCTCATTTTGTTTCTCTCCCAAAGCTCAAGAGTCAAGGCTTAACCTCATTCTCATCTCCAATTCTCCAGAGTCCATACTATTCTCCTCCTGCATCATCTACATCAGGAGTAAGTTTATTTTTTCTTTGTCTATTTAAAGTATTTCTTCTTTTATTATTGTTGTGTAGATTGTGACATTCTATGATTGTGATTGTTGTGTAGATTGTCACATTGTGATCAATATTGCGATTACTTTCTGTTTCACATATCATAGTAAATATTGTGCATATTGTCACATTCTGTGATAAGGTTGCAAAGCTCATATTTGGTCCTAGAATGTGATttgttttaaattaattttttttttatatttaaataggTTGAAATTGTCAAGTGAGAGATAAGATCACAAAAATTTTCAAGCCTCAAACCACTTCAGATTCTCCTCCGCTATGCTCTAGTCAATGTCTAGTTATTCACAACGTCGATGATGCCAATCAGGGGCGGACCTATGTACATTttttgggtgctccggcacccattaaattcagttacggagtgtataactgtatagaaaatataaaggaaacagatataaatagttaatagagcacccccgaactcaaaattcctggatccagcacccccgaactcaaaatcctgggtccgcctctgatGCCAATCCTTCTCGACCATCAGGTAAAGACAAGATGTTGGATTTGGGTCCTCTTGAATCGGATCCTGCTAAAAGAAAACAAATTGCATCTTATTCTCCTAATCTACGTGATAGAGTGAGGTGATATTACATTAACAAGGGTCCATGCAAAACCTGGTGATCGTTTTGTTTTTCCAATAACATATTTTGGTGGAAAACCACGTTCTTGTCATTCTGATTGGTTTGACTCTTCATATTCTGGATGGTTAGAATATAACAATGAAAAAAATGCAGCTTTTTGCTTATGTTATTACTTGTTTAGAAATGAGACGAGAGGACACGAAAAACAAATAGGCGATCCTTTCACAGTGGATGGTTTCAGAAGTTGGAATAAGGGTTTAGAAAGACTTAATAAACATGTGGGTGAAGTGAAAAGTGTTCATTATCGGTGTTTCAAGATGATAGATTTAGATAATCAAGCACAATCTATTCTAACTTGTTTTGACAAGGAAAATGAGGAAAGTAAAGGCAAATATCGGGTTCGCTTGAATGCTTCAATTGATGTTGCAAGGTTTCTTTTAAAAGAAGGAATGCTCTTTCGAGGCCATGATGAGAGTGAAACTTCTGCAAGAAGAGGAAACTTTTTAGATCTCTTAAAGTGGTATACATATAAGACTGAAGATGTGAAACAAGTTGTGTTATAAAATGCTCCACAAAATGACATCATGATTTGTCCAAGTATCCAAAAAGACATTGTGAGTTCTTGTGCAAAAGAAACAGTGAAAGTAATTGTTGAAGACTTAAATGGGGATTACTTTGGTATATTAGTTGATGAGTCTAAAGATGTTTCTCATAAAGAACAATGGCTCTTAGTTTGCTGTACGTCAACAAAGAGGGCAGACTAATTGAACGATTCCTTAGTGTTGTTCATGTTAAAAATACATATGCACGATCGTTGAAAGACGCCATATATTCTTTACTTTTAGAACATAATTTGAGTTAATCTCAAATTCGGGGACAAGGTTATGATGGAGCTAGTAACATGCAGGGAGAAATCAATGGTCTTAAAACTTTGATTATGAAATATTCTCCTTCGGCATATTGCACATATTGCTTTGCTCATCAATTGCAATTGACTCTTGTAGCTATTGCAAAGAAGCATCATGAGGTGGATCAATTTTTTGATATTCTTGCTAATGTTTTGAATGTTCTTTTAAGCGTAGGGAGATGCTTAGAGACGATCAAGCAGAAAAATTAAAGAAACTACTAGTGCTCGGTGAAGTTCATACAGGAAGTGGATTGAATCAAGAACTTGGACTCCAAAGGGCAGGGGATACACGTTGGAGATCTCATTTTAAGACAGTGTGTAACTTTATTAGTTTATTCTCCTCAATTATTCATGTACTTGGAGTTCTTGCTAAAGAGAGTTCAAATTATCAAGAGAGATCACTGGCAAAATGTTTAGTAGATGACATAAGATCTTATGAGTTTGTGTATACATTGCATTTGATGTGAAAGTGTTGGCAATTACACATGATTTGAATATGGCCTTTCAAAGAAAAGATTAAGATATCGCAATTGCGATGAACCTTGTTAGTTTCACAAAGAGACAATTGCAATCTATGAGAGAGTCTAAATGGGATTCTTTGGTAACAGACGTCTCTTCATTTTGTGTCAAGCATGATATTGTGATCCCCGTAATGGATAAGAACTATGCTCTTTGAAAATCAAAGAGCAAAAGCTCAAGTGTCAAATATTCTCATCATTTGCGTGTAGAAGTTTTTAATAATGTTATTGATTTGCAACTTGCAAAGCTTAACAATCGTTTTGATAAAGTTAATGCTGATCTACTTCTTGGTATGGCTACTTTAAGTCCAGATAATTCTTTTGCAAATTATGATAAAGAGAGGATTATGAAACTTGATACACATTATCGTGTTTTCATGCTTGAGGATCTTAGTTTTGAGCTTGACAACTATATTGATTATGTGTGAGAAGTGAACAATGCTTTCTCTAACTTGAAAAGACTTGGAGATCTTTCAGAGACATTGGTTAAAACAAATTTTCACAAGACTTGGAGACCTATTTATTTGCTTGTGAAGTTGAGCTTAATATTACCTGTCTCTACTGCAACGGTGGAAAGAGCTTTTTCTTCGATGAAATGTATTAAAAATGACTTGCGTAGCAGAATTGGTGATGAATTTTTGAatgattgtttagtttgttaTATAGACAATGAGCTATTTGAAAGTGTACCTAATGAAGCAATCATTGATCATTTTCAAAAGATGGTTGTACGTCGAGTAAAATTGTAATGATAATGTGATTCGCTACTTTTTATTTATATAAAGGATTTCAATTTTTCAGTATGTCTGAAAGCTATGATAGATGTTAGCTTTGTATTGTTTTGTAATGTCAATTGTTCAATGTTAGTTTAAGGAACTTCTTGTTCTTGCGATTGTTGGATCTAGTTCTAGTTAGTTGATTCTGATTTGTAATTTTCATTATTTTTTCAATTTTGAGTTTTACTATCCATATTTCACGATTACTGAAGTTTATTACTTTCAAAGTAGTAGTTTTGTGAAAGTAGTAATTTTGTTAGTTTGGAGTGAAAGCCATGGCATCTTTGGCAACCCTTGCTGCAGTACAGTTCAGTACCAACATCAAAGGCCTAGCTGAAATCTCCATTGCTGGAACTAAGCTTCATCTTAAAAATATGGTGACAAGAGTGTATACTTTGATTTAGAGGAATTGGGCAACACCACTGGCCAGTGGGACTTGTATGGATCAGAGTAAGTAAATTAGTTGTTACCTTCTTCAAGATACCCTTAAATATTGACAAGAAGAAGTTATTTTATTAAGCTGCTTAATCAGAGAATTGGACTTGGTTACTTCTCTCGTTTCTTTTTCCGGAATGCGGTGATTTACTTGTGGGACTGAAAtaggtatgttgttgtaaatTTTTTCTGGGAACCCACAACcttaaaatcctggatccgcctctgttaAAATGTGCACTCTTTTGCACAGGCTTTATTAGTTTAATAATCCTCATCTTGAACTATAAATAAGTAATCAAGTTCAACAGTAACACCAAATCACCAAGAGAAAATGTGAGATGCAAATAGACTTTCTTGTTTTAATATACTGTCAGTGTTTATAACTTAAACTCATAATTTCATATAGCTGTGACACATAATAACATATAAAAGATGGTAATTGACCTACTACAGAGAGATTACATTAGAAATAGCTTAAACAGAGGAATTAAATAGGGAGATCATTGATAGGCCTTCCCAATTGCAAGCCCTCTCCTCTTCAAGACCTTAATTATAGACTTATAAAGTTTGATCTTACAGTTTCTCACATATATGCTTGCATTACTTTAACTGTCAGGACTCGTTTGGTACAagggataaggataaataatcctggaattatatttgagatgaatttatcccacgtttggttgggataaaatggTGGTATAACTAAtttcgggattagttatcccgggattgtagTATTATTTTATCCTTGTGCGAGATTACTTATCCCGGAATTGTAATGTTATTTTATCCCTGTaagagggtggaataactaatcccgcgataactaatcccaggataagttatcttgggataacttgtttccaaccaaacgaacCCTTAATGTAATAAAGAATTTAATTACAATATGCTAAATTTGAAGATGGTCTATGATGACACATTTCTGTATTACACGTCAAAAAAAATTGCATACAGATCACATTTTTAATAACTTTTTGAACGCCTagctcacaacaacgttcacatAATAGCTctgtgtcatgacccaatttacaagccgtgaaggcactaactcccTCGAGTCAGTAAGTCATCCACAACCCCATTTAAAGCAGGTAAATAAGTATTAAGCGCGGAAATAAGCATACGAATCGATTTATACGAATTTAAGCCTTTATAATCATGAAAAAGTGAATAAGTAATATAACTCCCAAAAcctggtgtcactagtacaagaattTCTAAGTTTCGATACAAGTCTAAAGTAATACAAAATACATTGTCCAAATAGAaaagacaaaaataaaaaaaaatggaagagaatttGGTGCTACAGATCTGCGTGTAGCTCCTCCCGACTCTCCAAAACAGTCTCTGCTTCGGCCGATTGAGCATCTTCAAAGACCATCAGCACGGATATCAAACCTGCACAcaaaagggtgcagcaagtgtagcgtgagtacaaaaTCAACGGGTACTCAGCATGCATCGTTGACCGGCCCGATCCAGACCGGAGATGAGGACTATTCTACGAATAGCCCTCACTACACTTAACCGCCATTAGTCCACAGTAATATTAATTGAATAAATCATCTTAACCTCAGGTTATAAGGCTATGTGAGAGCTTCTAATCCACAAGTGCCTCAGTTAGCCTATGAGCATATAACTCATCTATCTGTCATATAACATAAATTTGCACTTAAGCATAAATCAAACAACAACTCAAGTAAATCACAATCAAAGAATCAATGGTATAATATGATATTCATTATTAGCCACTTTGCACATAGCCTGAGCTGACTTCTTTCGTTCACTTCCTTATCGTACGTTTCCACAGTCTTTATCTTTAATCTTTCCATCAAGATAATCACaaatccggcaaagacctcggattTTCATCAATCTTTCCATTGGAACCATATCACGATGTCACAAAAATATATAATGAAATGCATGTATAAGTGATGAACACGACAACAATCATAAGAGGTGAATAATCAACAACATTTGAAATCAGCAATCAATAACAGTCGTCAACATTAATCACACAATGAAGGAtgtatgtaatgcaatgcaatgccatgcaatgcaatgcaatgcaatgcaatgcaatgcaaggcctttgtttCCACTTCCCGATATACACACGCTCGAATATTAACGAATCGAGACCCATGGGGAgctcatgaggcccatatatcaccGCTCCGAAAAATCATCGGATCACGGACCGCTCCGGTAGCAACCTCGGATCACGGTTTCCGCATATCATATCTCAAGTACCTATCATAGCCGACCAGACCCATTTGTCAACGGAACGCGCTAAGGCA
Encoded proteins:
- the LOC132639748 gene encoding uncharacterized protein LOC132639748, producing the protein MIDLDNQAQSILTCFDKENEESKGKYRVRLNASIDVARFLLKEGMLFRGHDESETSARRGNFLDLLKWEMLRDDQAEKLKKLLVLGEVHTGSGLNQELGLQRAGDTRWRSHFKTLNNRFDKVNADLLLGMATLSPDNSFANYDKERIMKLDTHYRVFMLEDLSFELDNYIDYV